GCGTTGATGGTCGGCACGTCCGCCGCGATGCGTGTAGCATACACCGGCGCGCCGCCGCAGAAAATTCCTGCCGGCCTCTGGTGTTATCGCATCGACCGCAAACGCGTGATCGTCGGCGGTGCTTTAAGCGACGGCGGAAATCTCTACGCTCATCTCAAGCATCTTTTCAAACTGCCGCACAACACTGACGAACTGCTCGCCCAGCGCAACCCTAAAGACGGCCTCGTCGTGATCCCGTTCTTTCACGGCGAACGCAGTACAGGCTACGACGAAAACGCCCGTGGTGCGATCATCGGTATGAGCGCCGACGATGACGGGATCGACGTATTGCGGGCCGCGATGGAAGGCGTAGCATTTCGCCTAGCCGATATTTTTGAGCAATTAAAGAAAATAGCCAAGATCGAACTGATCGTCGCCTCCGGCGGTGCCCTGCGTGATTCACCGGTGTGGACGCAGATAATAGCCGACGTACTAGGCCGCGAATTAACCGTGAACGACGCTCGGGAGTCATCTTCTCGCGGGGCAGTTTTGCTTGCACTCGAAAGTATTGGCAATATATAGATTATCGACTTCAGAAAACTCAGCACGATTTACCGGATAAAAAATGACGACTGCAAAAACCGACATCGACCAACTCTGCATTAACACCATTCGTACGCTTTCGCTCGATGCGATCCAAAAAGCGAATAGCGGACATCCGGGCTTACCGCTTGGTATGGCTCCCGCGGCTTATGTGCTGTGGACCAAGTTTCTCAGGCACAATCCAAAAAATCCGAAATGGTTTGGCCGCGACCGGTTTCTGCTGTCAGCGGGCCACGGGTCGATGCTGATTTACAGTCTGTTGCACCTGACCGGCTATGACCTTTCGCTTGACGACATCAAGCAGTTTCGCCAGCTACATTCAAAGACGCCGGGACATCCCGAAAATGTTCTTACGCCGGGCGTCGAGATCACGACCGGACCACTCGGCCAGGGTTTCGCAAATGGCGTCGGTATGGGCATTGCACAGGCGCACCTCGCGGCCAAGTTTAATGTAAAGGGCTCAAAGGTCGTCGATAATTACATTTATTGCATCTGCTCGGACGGCGATCTGATGGAGGGTGTGAGCTACGAGGCGGCATCGCTCGCCGGTCATCTCAAACTCGGAAATCTGATCTATTTGTACGACGATAACCGCATCACGATCGACGGCTCAACCGATCTTGCCTTCACCGAGGATGTGACAAAGCGATTTGAGGCGGCCGGTTGGCACGTTTCTGAGGTTGCTGACGGCAACGATATCAAAGCTATTGAGAGAGCGATCAAAGAAGCCCACAAGATAAAAAACCAGCCGAAGATCATCCGTGTTAAGACGATAATTGGCTATGGAATGCCAAAGCAGGGAACCAGCAAGGCACACTCTGACGCACCGGGTGTCGATGCGGTCAAGGAAACCAAACGCAATCTCGGATGGCCCGAAGACAAGAGTTTTTACATCCCCAAAGAAGCATCGGCGCACTTTCGCACGGCGATTAAGAACGGTGCCGCATTTGAGAAAGATTGGAATGCACTGGTCAAACAATATGAGAAAGCAGATCCGGAATTAGGTGCTGCTTTTGTTTCGATCCGCAGCAGTTCGCTGCCTGACGGTTGGGAAAGATCGCTGCCGAAATTTGAAGGGACCGAGGCCAAGGCGACGCGTGCATACAGTGGCGAGGTGATCAATGCGATCGCCGATTCGCTGCCGAGCCTGATTGGAGGTTCAGCTGATCTCAAACCTTCGAATAATACTTACATCAATTCGTCCGCTGACATTCAACCGGGGACGTACGCCAATCGCAACATTCACTATGGTATTCGCGAACACGCGATGGGCGCCGCGATGAACGGAATGGCTTTGTTCGGAAGCGTGATACCGTTCGGCGGCACATTTCAGACGTTTTCCGACTATATGCGGCCGGCAATTAGACTTGCGGCGTTATCAGATACCCAGACGATCTTTGTGTTCACACACGATTCGATCGGCCTCGGCGAAGACGGACCGACGCATCAGTCGGTCGAGCATCTCGCCGCAATGCGCGCGATACCGAATCTCGCCGTCATTCGCCCGTGCGACGCCCACGAGACCCGCGAAGCCTGGCGTGCCGCGATCAAGCGCCAGCACGCACCGACCGCATTTGCTCTGTCACGGCAAAAGGTCGCGCTTATCGACCGCAAAAAGTTTGCCGATGCAAAGGGCCTGCACAAGGGTGCATACGTACTCGCCGAAGCCGAAACTAAGGCCGGAAAGGCGACCGCACCAAAATTGATCATCATCGCCACCGGAAGCGAGGTCGGCCTCGCGATGGAGGCCCGCGAGCATCTGAACGCCGCCGGGACGCCGACCCGAGTCGTGTCGATGCCGTGCTGGGAGTTCTTTGACGCTCAAACGCAGAAG
This is a stretch of genomic DNA from Chloracidobacterium sp.. It encodes these proteins:
- the tkt gene encoding transketolase, producing MTTAKTDIDQLCINTIRTLSLDAIQKANSGHPGLPLGMAPAAYVLWTKFLRHNPKNPKWFGRDRFLLSAGHGSMLIYSLLHLTGYDLSLDDIKQFRQLHSKTPGHPENVLTPGVEITTGPLGQGFANGVGMGIAQAHLAAKFNVKGSKVVDNYIYCICSDGDLMEGVSYEAASLAGHLKLGNLIYLYDDNRITIDGSTDLAFTEDVTKRFEAAGWHVSEVADGNDIKAIERAIKEAHKIKNQPKIIRVKTIIGYGMPKQGTSKAHSDAPGVDAVKETKRNLGWPEDKSFYIPKEASAHFRTAIKNGAAFEKDWNALVKQYEKADPELGAAFVSIRSSSLPDGWERSLPKFEGTEAKATRAYSGEVINAIADSLPSLIGGSADLKPSNNTYINSSADIQPGTYANRNIHYGIREHAMGAAMNGMALFGSVIPFGGTFQTFSDYMRPAIRLAALSDTQTIFVFTHDSIGLGEDGPTHQSVEHLAAMRAIPNLAVIRPCDAHETREAWRAAIKRQHAPTAFALSRQKVALIDRKKFADAKGLHKGAYVLAEAETKAGKATAPKLIIIATGSEVGLAMEAREHLNAAGTPTRVVSMPCWEFFDAQTQKYRDEVLPPKVTARLAVEAGVSQGWHKYVGDKGDILAVDKFGTSAPAEDVFRAYGFTLQNVISKAKALI